aTATTTTTGGCATATTTTCACTATTTTAGTCCCACGCCCTAatcacgtaaatcacctcttcgattgCTGTGTTGCCAgaatggttgtcctggtggtgtagtagTTATCACAACCGACTAGTAACGGGGGACGTGAGTTCAAATTCCGCTCAGGgcgaattttcttttaaacatttattcagttacagatatgATTATTTGGGATGTACGGAGTTCAGGGTATCTCTCATATACTCTTCCTACATAAATAGAATTAGCCAGTATCCCTTgtggatccttccttgtcatccgctaaattgactacggtcgtgtatcattaacttgatcctcaGTTGGGTTTCAAGCGGAGTTATAGACTCCTACTCTGCcactttgaaagaaaatttcctggGAGGCCCACACCCTAACCACgtactatcgatctcagacgtccgtcgacaagggctttttttcagcccacttcacgaaccgttgatttcagtctgcggttaaaaaattctgatcacgtgataacatTTTTGCGGCTCTGCGGTATCGAAAAAACTGATCTCGTGACGCTATTTTCTGTTGCTCTCCCAAAGAATTAAACGCGAAACGATGTTGACAGCGAATAAAACCGGCCGAAGCTATTACGCCGGGGTAACCCAGGAAAAGCCTTGTCCGAGGAAATGAGAAAAAGGTGGAAAattttcttcaggtttttctcttctctcgGCCGTGGGAAGAACGAAGGACTAGCGTCACGTGGTCGGTATTTTCAaaaccgcagagccacaaaagatgttatcacgtgatcagaagTTTTCAACCACAGACTGAAGTCAACAGTCcgtgaagtgggctgaaaaaaagcccttgtccgtggacgtctgagatcgatagtaaAGCCCGGTatacactacagaaaatttttggcacggcttgggtgaaattggcacggttCCCAAAAAAAGGGTTCGGCTCgaataaaatttgcagtgtaaacaacctgtcagtaccaaattttatccgtgccgaaccaaaattcttacccgtgctgggaccttcggcgagtTAGTCCGAGTACGGactgaaaaaataggcacggttcggatagaacaagcagtgtaaacactttaaagggcaaaatttgagccttaattcatataggtTACCGGTTTTTTTTAAgtacatttcaagatggcggctcattctccaccaaaatcacgcgggCGTTCTTCATTATAGTTGAACTGCGCATGACTCCATGAGAAGTTACGcgggcccaaaaattttggcacggtatttttggtacggtaaaaatggtgtagtgtaaacaaagtttgctgcACTCTTTTTTGGCACCCGTGCCTTaatattttctgtagtgtaaaccgggctttaatCACACCTTCGAttgctgtgttgccagcatggttgtcctggtggtgtagtggttatcacaagCATAAAATGTTGTCTCCTAgcaattaataaaaaatagacCACAAATGAAGAGATGACACAACTTTAGTTTAATCATGATCCTAAAGAAGGCCGAAATGTAGGTGTAAACTAAAGTTGTGTCATCTCTTCATTTGTGGTCCATAAATaaatttatatgtatatatatatatatatatatatatatatatatatatatatatatatatatatgttgaaaaatacgatgatgccatgcctcgtataatattaaataacttatgaagacttcttaaggcaaattgttctttacttgttatatattctgtcttgtaaaataacttatcagtcactgatgaagccctaaccggcgaaacgtttgacgtcccattataatcaatttgccttaagaagtcttcataagttatttaatatatatatatatatatatatatatatatacacccgttttcaaaaacgttgcaatttcaaagtatatatgatatatatatgcttttttttttctcatcagaaaggtgagaCACGAAGCATGTGTATTTCACGTTGAAGGAACAAcgcgtttttcttttaacaaaaataaaattcaaaaattgacgagaaaaatcccacaagctatttgagggaaatggaacagtatttaattgattcaacCGGGAGCTCTTTAATCCTAATTTCTTTAAAGGTTCATTACGGGAACTAATATTTTACGGGTAGCCATCACAAAGAGGTGTGGTCTGTAAACCCGCCAACAAAACAACCTCGGAAGCAGCCAAAATTTATGActcatttaagtcatttaagccTTTAAATGATTCATCATGTACACGGGGTTcatgccagcaaggccgaaatcgagaagaattaaaagcaaaacaatgagtaaAGTGCTACTCATGCTTCCTCGCTATTGCATCAGTTGCCTGACAATAACTCGTGGCTTTGTCGAGATgacaagaaatcgcaaacaataagtgttttggggtagactttcatatactggactaaaatggcggagtacaaaagaattattgttattccgattaggccttgctaattaggtattattatgttcacgttgttcttttgttttatggacattaattatttcggatccggtatatgaaagaccagagcaagtgaattgcgaagacaatattcccaacaaacattatccaattataaattcgttagacacctttcaaaactgaaagatcaagCCATAAGCAATGaaatataggaggttttcaaccaacctctagagacaccaataacaaaatagagaaaagtacgacttctggtggacgaacaaaagaagctgatgagagatcttttgttttcgtccaccaacatggcggcgatgacgtcacgtgaaaacctcctacaacttcactttctccaaaagtaatttacgttcctcttttttgtttttgtttttggcttttgagttgAGATGTGTGGCGAAACTGCTCCGTTCTTCAAGGTAATTCGGAAAAGAGCTGACTAGTAATCACCATCTTCATAACCCGAGCAGTTCTTTCAGTTTGGAAAAAATAACACTGAGTTGTTAAGTTGTTAAGACACTGCCTTTCTCACAtaccttattcttttcaattataaaaaaaaaaacgagaagaaaaggtatGGTGGATGCTAGAAAGAGGTAAActggtgaaattcaaacaaagcctTCAACATGTTTGACagcagctattgttctttccttttgtaaaaatggccccctattgtttttttctgtcaacacctttctgatgagaaaacaaaaggcatatatatatcatatatactttgaaattgcaacgtttttaaaaacgggtgtatatatatatatatatatatatatatatatatatatatatatatagcgagaatgaaaaaatgagtcgctggcgaacttctcacaggtctagtATATTTTAATCTCGTGTAaccgtttcgcccttcgggcttcttcagtacacgctaaaaactaaaaactaaaaatacctggtacaactgaacttgcgctatttatacaaaaccatgaaccaaaaggtgtaaaatgtttaaaattacaaaaaaattataaaaaaccGCAATAATATGTCACGTAATATGTGCGGTTGGAATTCATTaagtggacaatacgtgagataagaaatagttagctctattccgaaaaaggcgttaatcaccagacatcgaaactaattatttaaaataaacaacaggactttgtaaatcatgcaatcaggtggccatatgatgagcgcaaaacaagatCCCAAGAGAAAGCCTCTGGAACCACGCCAGTACTAAAAACAACAGAACCCCGCCCAGGGGCTCtaaaaaaaagtaatagaatccctgaacagggcctgtgagaatgccgatctgcacagcgtaactgaaaaaaagcccaactggttgcacaattactccagtgaatgattaattaaaccttattctatttttggaattaaactcggatcttttgatcaagccgtaaggttggaggatgcataactgtgcgcaccaaaaggcctctcttgtgagtaaaaccttgtccatatcatcagtagtgtcattaacaattttttcaataacaatgaactcaaagtcagacatgtgatgttcttttctattgacatggacggccaattcacacgtggccttgttggtcaacatagccgatttgtgattccgaaatctgaccttgaattcataTATATAgccactgatgaggcccagacaGTACTGATTTGGCCTTCTGTGCCTTATCAACGTAGTGCTGATGACAAAGTAGGAGGTTTAGCTtaaaaagccaccccaaatTTTTTTACTGCCGAGGTTTCTGCTTGTATCTCCTACATTTTAGGTTTTCGTTCTCTTAATTTCACTTGAACCACCCAGTTGCTTCCAGTAGCTACCTTGTAACCGCCTATGTTGAGCTTATGTCTCTTCGTGGTTAGCCAGAGCACTGCTGAGATCCCAGAAGAAGCTGCAATGAGATCAACAGAGGACAAGAAAGATGTAACATGATATTCCtctgttaaatgttttttttttagattcatTTGTTTCAAGGATCTTTCAACCTTTCCGTTCTCGACCTAAAATCATGTGAAATAAGGAGGATGGGAAATAGTAAGCAAATCGGGATAGTCAAAGGTTTTGCGGCGACGATCCTTTTCATAAGACGAAGAGGTATTGCAAAGATTCACACCAGACCATCACTAATCCGTTTCCCAATTCCACAGTTTGTCGTTGACATCGTCAATCTTCAAAATGGACATCTTCATATGCTCATGATCCCTTCAACTTTGAGGATGGGTATTTCCGCCCCGTCTTCTCCCTTTCCCATCCCTGTGTCATCTTCTCTTTTCCCTACCCTCCTTCTTCCCCGCCTTATTCCCCCCTTGCCCCTTCTCCTTACCCCCCTCTCCTCTTTTCTTCTTCCCCTTGTCCTCCCCCTCTTCCCTGCCTTCCTCTTCTCGTCCCCCTCCCCAGTCTTCCCCTCTCACCGTTCCCCGCCTTCTCCTCTTCCCTCCTCCTTTTATCCtccatttcttccttttttcttttcccattTCTCTGCGGGATTCCGTCTATCCAGGACTAAAAAAAGGCCCAGCAAGTAACCCATAGAACGAGACATCGCCCCGGACgtaaagacgacgacgacggcaacgagaacgttatctaAAAATATGATTTCTCATTGTTGTAATAATCTCGAGATTATTCCAAGTCgatcggcatggaaagtgtgtatgaaCATTGCAGAAATGAAATTGATATGAATGGTGCGATTGCTTGCAGAGAAAGTTGACAatttatcgtcaggtgctcAAGTCCTCCAGATATCCTCAAAATTGTATCATTTCACGTCGCTGTCAGGACTAGAACGGTAAAACCGATTGTTTTGTAGCATTCTCGCCGACATCGTCGTCGTCTCTGCTTAATCGAAAtaaacatggtttaaaatttGGTAAGTGGGCAGTTTTTGGATCTCGGTTCCCAGTTTAATCTTCAGTGACTCAAATGTGCTCGCTTTTTTCTTCTCTGTGTAGCCATAGCTTTTGATACCATAAAAACTAGTTACTAGCTGGGAAGGGTGGAAGGGGGTTACCGGTTTCATTGACTCAAATAAGGGTCATTATCTTTGAATCACCCTTTTTTTTACAGACCTCGTTATTTTGAGATTGATACTCCGCGAAACAGACCTTTCCTGAAAATCACGAGCCTTGCGTAATTACCAATAAAAATGCATGCATCCTTGGTATAGACTTTTTtgtaccaacctcgttcccagggtctctcttctctgcctccatttcCGTTAagacgacaatggaggcagagaagagagaccatgggaacgaggttgcttcaGCACGAGATGTTTTTAATTAAGACTAgaacggaaaccggaagtgggTTCAAGACTAATTCTGACCACTCCGACGTTGATTTttatcctggtagtccctgtcAAACTTCTctgctgcacttgtaaaaagtcaactggtttgcctccggtcagttgggattcttaacagatgttattgttgttcttttctgtcGTTTCGCTGATTGTGTTTCCTTTTTCCTAAAAAACGCCTAGGCGGTGTGGTCAGTTAAGCACTTAGGTGTGTATGTATGAACATTTGGCATGCCAGGACTGACATTTCTCCCACATTTATACACTAATCGTATGTAATTGAGAAATGATACATAGAATTATAAATGTGGTAAGTCCCTTGACACtgaattaaaaaggaaaacagctcattCAGTTCCGGTAgtcttccggttgccatcaGTGGCTCAAGTATGTCTTGTGATTACGTTCCATATTAGCTTATGACTTTAATCTTGGTAGTAAGACCCTAAacgtattggaaaaaaaaaactggtctaaaaatagattagtCTGTGAAAATGCTGACCATGAGCTCCTAACTTAAACCTCCTAACTGAAATAACCGGCAATCTCTTAACATTCTTTGGGGGGAGAGTGGATCCGCAACATGAATTTACTGGATGGAAATACAGTACTTGATTTAGATATGGAGTTGGGAGTAAAAAGTGTCTGTCACCAATTTTGTCCACGATTGTATTACGTGCTTATGTGATTTTACGGTTGTAGGTCATTGACCTGTGCCCAACTTTTCTGAACGCAGACGTCTTTATTGCACACTTGATGGGCACCAAAACATAGAAGCAAAACTAATGGCACTTACGTACTTACTTTCTGAACTCTATCCCGCTCAAAAACTCGACAGCAATATCCTCTAATATTCGTGACATTTGTGACTTTATTCATCAGCTCGCAGACTCTTTGTTCCATCACTCCCGAATAGCGGTAATTGTAAGCCAAACACGCGGGAAGTCGCAGACAGGTATCCTCACAATGAAGTTCTGAGAGAACAGAGTGAGCCCAAATCACGAGACCCTGAAGCTTATGGTCAACGATTAGACCTCGGCTAATTGGTAAAGCTAAATTTTGGCCACCACATTGAGGTATTGCATGAGTTGTGGGTCTGGTTGTCGTTGGGCCGGGTTCTACTTCTTCTGTTGACGGTGGATGTACTGAAGAGGacgaaaaaaatcatttttttaatacagGGAAGTCTTTGCTGACGTCGTAGTAGTATATGGAATGGGGCGTTAGCAGCTGATGAAGCTATAGAGCTGTGGAGCTGTGAAGCCTAAACCTTAGTATCCTTGAGACAACCCCAAGGAACTATGTACCCTATAATCATGTCGCGTTTATCTATCACAGATTCTATCACTTATGATCCCGTTCGAATTAACCAATCACGGTCTGGTAGTCTTTGTAATTGTGCAATCAATTGTGACGGTCCATTTAAGTTAGTTGTCTTATATTTATGTCACGTTTCATAGAAAACAATAGCGCCATTGCGTTTTTGACTACTCTACAGCAATGATATCCAGTGAGAAAAGAGATAAAAACTGGAATAATCGGTCTATATAGTTTTTACCCGTTTCGACTATTGGTTGGGGTTAGGGTATAGTGTAAGTTCCTCGGGAACCAGGCCCTGTGCTCCACCCGCCACAGAACTCCCATTTGATATACTTACTATTCGTCATTGTGCGCATTTGTCTCAAGCTTAGATATGACTAATAAAAAGATACATTTTAACTGTGAAAAGACATATGATAAGATTTTTAGATGATCGTAGTTATAAGAGCTATCGAGCCAATacttcaggctttcctttcgttgccACGTCGttaatttaaggaggctcacaCCAGTCTCCACTCCTTTCAAGAAACTGTACAATTTGAAGGATTGACTTAACAACACTATGCATACACTGTATCACCAAGCAGCTATGTTATGGTTTCACATACACCAGCATTTAGTGCTTGACAAATTTAAAAACGCAAAAGGCGATTAATCTAAAAACACCCtgaattttgtctttaaatgtctatatctcaaaaacaaacacaGTGACCCCCTTTTTATCGCTGGAAAGTACTAAACAggctaaatttaaattttttgcagaaattttaaaaacaatttctggAGCGGACTCTCAGCTATCTTCACAATTGGAATATTTTAGGAGGCTGCCTAGAGTTTTAGGGCCGCGCGCAAGCAAGGCACTAATTATTATTTAGCGCGTAAAGCCTGAAATCGCGCCTGTCATTAGATGCAATAAATtgacaccaaaaaaaaatttacgcCTTATTATATCGGTACTCATACTGGTAAACCTATACAGGGAAAACATTAAGAGAAATTAACTGGGTTTCGTTTTGTAACTCGTTCCCTGTAGTGAGGGTATTCGCAAAATACTTTAGGGAGCCATTTTAAGGTGGCTGTGATTCTGCTATgtagaattttttaactttgcaaagagtttcatcGCAGCCCACTCGtaactttccagcaataaa
Above is a window of Montipora capricornis isolate CH-2021 chromosome 6, ASM3666992v2, whole genome shotgun sequence DNA encoding:
- the LOC138052750 gene encoding uncharacterized protein isoform X2 — its product is MTRLNFAVLCWYLWFTRVMLEVHPPSTEEVEPGPTTTRPTTHAIPQCGGQNLALPISRGLIVDHKLQGLVIWAHSVLSELHCEDTCLRLPACLAYNYRYSGVMEQRVCELMNKVTNVTNIRGYCCRVFERDRVQKLLLGSQQCSG
- the LOC138052750 gene encoding uncharacterized protein isoform X1, with amino-acid sequence MTRLNFAVLCWYLWFTRVMLEASCSDKRLYTVACLVFKKAGGCQTDFAVESCQKTCDLCPPTSVHPPSTEEVEPGPTTTRPTTHAIPQCGGQNLALPISRGLIVDHKLQGLVIWAHSVLSELHCEDTCLRLPACLAYNYRYSGVMEQRVCELMNKVTNVTNIRGYCCRVFERDRVQKLLLGSQQCSG